From Saprospiraceae bacterium, one genomic window encodes:
- a CDS encoding tungsten formylmethanofuran dehydrogenase: MASKLNKGILKKAFSLMATAKAMTEIYEGNFKMVSKYVHATSRGHEAIQIALGMQLKSMDYLSAYYRDDAMLLSIGMRPYELMLQLMAKKEDPFSGGRSYYSHPSLRDPDKPKIPHQSSATGMQAIPTTGIALGLWYQEMMNSQKSGRELPVVVCSLGDASITEGEVAEALHMASLKSLPILYLVQDNEWDISAHSSEIRKGNAMDFGRGFPGLQLESVEGTDFEASYQAVEKIIKDIRKHRRPWLLHAKVPLLNHHTSGVRKEWYRDDLESAGKMDPFPKLKKLLLERGFEATELDELVQASVDLVTRDFAMAAKAEDPRPEDLYLHDFAPTPVLEEQGQRHPESGSEKVMVDCALFAVEELMRKYPECLLYGQDVGKRLGGVFREAATLAEKFGDHRVFNTPIQEAFIVGSTVGMSAVGLKPIVEVQFADYIWPGLNQLFTEVARSCFLTMGKYPVSMILRVPIGAYGSGGPYHSSCVESVVANIKGVKIAFPSNGADLKGLMKAAYYDPNPVVIFEHKGLYWSKVPGTDAAKVIMPDEDYILPFGKANLVLEAEPEKIEKGDAICVVTYGMGVHWALNAARDFDACVSILDLRTLVPLDTDQIFTQVKRHHRCLVLTEETIENSFAQALAGRIGEHCFEYLDAPVRCMGSANLPAVPLNSILEQEMIPNAEKLSKHIAELLNY, from the coding sequence ATGGCTTCAAAATTGAACAAAGGTATTTTAAAAAAAGCATTCTCCCTCATGGCCACCGCCAAGGCCATGACCGAGATCTATGAGGGAAATTTTAAAATGGTCTCCAAATATGTGCATGCCACGTCCCGGGGGCATGAAGCCATACAGATCGCTCTGGGCATGCAACTTAAGTCCATGGATTATCTCTCAGCATACTACCGCGATGATGCTATGCTGCTGTCAATCGGAATGCGACCTTATGAATTGATGCTCCAATTGATGGCCAAAAAAGAGGATCCTTTTTCCGGTGGGCGAAGCTATTATTCTCATCCGAGCCTCAGAGATCCCGACAAACCCAAAATTCCCCATCAATCTTCCGCCACAGGTATGCAAGCCATCCCTACGACCGGTATTGCCCTTGGTTTATGGTATCAGGAAATGATGAATTCCCAAAAATCCGGCAGGGAATTGCCGGTCGTGGTCTGTTCCCTGGGTGATGCCTCCATCACAGAAGGCGAAGTGGCAGAAGCGCTACACATGGCCTCGCTCAAATCATTGCCCATTTTATACCTGGTCCAAGACAATGAATGGGATATTTCTGCCCATAGTTCGGAGATTAGAAAGGGAAATGCCATGGATTTTGGAAGGGGATTTCCGGGACTCCAGCTGGAATCAGTGGAAGGAACCGATTTTGAAGCTTCTTACCAGGCAGTGGAAAAAATCATCAAAGACATCAGAAAGCACCGAAGACCCTGGCTCTTGCATGCCAAAGTGCCCTTACTCAATCACCATACCTCCGGAGTGCGGAAGGAATGGTATCGCGACGATCTTGAATCTGCAGGCAAAATGGATCCTTTTCCGAAATTGAAAAAACTGCTTTTGGAGCGGGGATTTGAGGCAACTGAGCTGGATGAGCTGGTACAAGCATCGGTGGATCTCGTTACCCGGGATTTTGCGATGGCTGCTAAAGCAGAAGACCCCAGACCCGAGGATCTTTATTTACATGATTTTGCACCCACTCCCGTGCTGGAAGAACAGGGTCAACGACATCCTGAATCAGGTTCGGAAAAGGTCATGGTGGATTGTGCTTTGTTTGCAGTCGAAGAATTGATGCGCAAATATCCGGAATGCCTCCTGTATGGGCAGGATGTGGGCAAAAGGCTCGGAGGAGTTTTTAGAGAAGCCGCTACTCTGGCAGAAAAGTTTGGTGACCATCGGGTATTTAATACTCCGATACAGGAGGCATTTATCGTGGGTTCTACCGTCGGAATGTCAGCAGTTGGCTTAAAACCCATTGTGGAGGTTCAATTTGCAGATTACATCTGGCCGGGTCTCAACCAATTGTTTACCGAAGTGGCGAGATCTTGTTTTTTAACCATGGGAAAATATCCGGTAAGCATGATTCTAAGGGTGCCAATCGGAGCCTATGGCAGTGGCGGTCCTTATCACTCCTCTTGTGTGGAATCCGTGGTGGCCAATATCAAAGGGGTCAAAATAGCTTTTCCCTCCAATGGGGCAGATCTGAAAGGATTGATGAAGGCAGCTTATTATGATCCCAATCCGGTCGTCATTTTTGAACACAAAGGACTCTATTGGTCCAAGGTGCCCGGTACCGATGCGGCCAAAGTGATTATGCCGGATGAGGATTATATTTTACCCTTTGGAAAAGCCAATTTGGTTTTAGAAGCCGAGCCTGAAAAAATCGAAAAAGGTGATGCCATATGTGTGGTCACCTACGGCATGGGTGTGCACTGGGCCTTAAATGCTGCAAGAGACTTTGATGCTTGTGTCAGTATTTTGGATTTAAGGACCTTGGTGCCATTGGACACCGATCAAATATTTACCCAGGTCAAGCGCCATCACCGCTGTCTGGTCCTGACGGAAGAAACGATCGAAAATAGTTTTGCCCAGGCTTTGGCCGGAAGGATAGGGGAGCATTGTTTTGAGTACCTCGACGCTCCCGTCAGATGCATGGGATCGGCCAATCTGCCGGCTGTCCCACTCAATTCCATTTTGGAACAAGAGATGATTCCCAATGCAGAAAAACTGAGCAAACACATTGCAGAATTACTCAATTATTAA
- a CDS encoding BamA/TamA family outer membrane protein translates to MDVAFGDRIGMRQELHTLIKQKPNTRYLFFIRREGIYQFLENRKNKKILFRKTLSKQSEPPSILDTLEIVASKKNMLNYLFNQGYFNAKVSHHQKIQSNKRVSLQYIVQPNKRTHVDSLIYLTSDTAVLALLNKHKSSSQLKSGAPIDLSLFQSEKNRITELMQNNGYAEFNPSLVDNLRLDTFHGNNLLKIRILDPPGKDHHSKYFVGKVNIITNFNPQEKRIFTRTSIDSISITQTAEASYIRNEVLLDKIHPRPGLLFKKENVDKSYLDLAGLNFYKFINIESKTDSLQTHLINHTILLSPHKKWAQDYGADLNYNTFSATAPSLFGVSGFYYLKNRNAFKGAEVLDFKLEANLEFNFFQANIFNSVILSYLNSLTLASFKDVTGSFFLARQLMRPFGYLKNHPRSNTSFNILADYTSQTQAFSFVSFNTGVKYDFNINKRKRLSLSTFEVNYYLPNIFPAFEERFGADSFVIRSLKGNRLFTSFLFSQAQYFYQAKKSRNWDHTSIYSFELTGMEVDLIEKLGKLFTKNWSLGQLQKTEFSKFWKLDIDSRWYYRINPNSNVALRTTGGLAVPFGGSRNIPYIKQFFLGGPQSMRGWNIRETGPGNSDLSKTVTQRGNFFSTGDIKLEANAEWRFDIYWIFKGAIFLDIGNVWLLPSAANPVNTHFTKNFYKQLGVGSGLGLRMDLSFFILRLDWGFKLRSTFPNNETGRYWIDYSGTSFGSFLNQSNLHLALNYPF, encoded by the coding sequence ATGGACGTAGCTTTTGGTGATCGCATTGGCATGAGGCAAGAACTTCATACCCTGATTAAGCAAAAACCAAACACCAGGTACTTATTCTTTATCCGAAGAGAAGGTATTTACCAGTTTCTTGAAAACAGAAAAAATAAAAAAATCCTGTTTAGAAAAACCCTCAGCAAACAATCAGAACCCCCCTCCATATTGGATACCCTTGAGATCGTAGCCTCCAAGAAAAACATGTTGAATTATCTTTTCAATCAGGGATATTTTAATGCGAAAGTGAGCCATCACCAAAAGATTCAATCAAACAAAAGAGTCAGCTTACAATACATCGTCCAACCAAATAAAAGAACCCATGTGGATAGTCTCATCTACCTTACATCCGACACCGCGGTTCTCGCCCTTTTAAACAAACACAAATCCTCATCTCAACTAAAATCCGGCGCCCCCATCGATTTGTCTTTGTTTCAATCTGAAAAGAACCGCATCACCGAATTGATGCAAAACAATGGTTATGCAGAGTTTAACCCATCCCTCGTGGACAATTTAAGACTTGACACCTTCCATGGCAACAATCTGCTCAAAATCCGCATCCTGGACCCTCCCGGCAAGGATCATCACAGTAAGTACTTTGTCGGAAAGGTGAATATCATCACCAATTTCAATCCGCAGGAGAAAAGAATATTCACGCGCACCAGCATAGATTCCATTTCGATCACTCAGACAGCTGAAGCGAGCTATATCCGCAATGAAGTGTTGCTGGACAAAATTCATCCAAGACCGGGCTTGCTCTTCAAAAAGGAAAATGTGGACAAGTCCTATTTGGATTTGGCCGGTTTGAATTTTTATAAATTTATCAACATAGAGTCAAAAACAGACAGTCTTCAAACCCATCTGATCAATCACACCATTTTGCTATCACCGCACAAAAAATGGGCCCAGGATTATGGTGCGGACCTCAACTACAATACCTTTAGTGCCACGGCGCCAAGTCTATTTGGCGTTTCTGGATTTTATTATTTAAAAAACAGGAATGCCTTTAAAGGCGCAGAAGTGCTGGACTTTAAATTGGAGGCCAATCTGGAATTTAATTTTTTCCAAGCCAATATTTTTAACTCCGTCATCTTGAGTTATCTCAATTCTCTGACTTTAGCAAGCTTTAAAGATGTAACAGGCTCTTTCTTTTTGGCCAGACAGCTAATGAGACCTTTCGGGTATTTAAAAAATCATCCCAGATCCAACACTAGTTTTAATATATTAGCCGACTATACGAGCCAGACCCAGGCTTTTAGTTTTGTTTCATTCAACACCGGTGTCAAATACGATTTCAACATCAACAAAAGAAAAAGACTAAGCCTTTCCACCTTTGAGGTCAATTATTATCTTCCCAATATTTTTCCAGCGTTTGAAGAGCGCTTTGGCGCAGATTCATTTGTGATCAGAAGTCTTAAAGGCAACAGGCTGTTTACTTCCTTCCTGTTTAGTCAGGCACAGTACTTTTATCAGGCCAAAAAATCCCGCAACTGGGACCACACCTCTATTTATTCGTTTGAACTAACCGGAATGGAAGTGGACTTGATCGAAAAGCTGGGAAAACTTTTTACAAAAAACTGGTCTTTGGGACAATTGCAAAAAACAGAGTTCTCAAAATTCTGGAAGTTGGACATAGATTCCCGGTGGTATTATCGAATCAATCCCAACAGCAATGTGGCACTGAGAACCACAGGAGGATTGGCCGTACCTTTTGGAGGCTCCAGAAACATCCCTTACATCAAGCAATTTTTTCTGGGAGGTCCTCAGAGCATGAGGGGCTGGAATATTCGTGAAACCGGACCCGGCAATTCTGATCTTTCCAAAACCGTCACGCAAAGGGGAAATTTCTTCTCAACAGGCGATATCAAATTGGAAGCTAACGCCGAGTGGAGGTTTGACATTTACTGGATTTTCAAAGGGGCTATTTTTCTGGACATTGGAAATGTTTGGCTCTTGCCATCTGCAGCCAATCCTGTCAATACCCATTTTACCAAAAACTTCTACAAACAGCTAGGAGTTGGATCCGGCTTGGGTCTGAGAATGGATCTCTCCTTTTTTATACTGCGTTTGGATTGGGGTTTTAAACTGAGGAGTACCTTCCCCAACAATGAAACGGGAAGGTATTGGATTGATTATTCTGGAACTTCATTTGGATCCTTTCTCAATCAATCCAACCTTCACCTGGCACTAAACTATCCATTTTAG
- a CDS encoding RNA methyltransferase, with amino-acid sequence MPMRSPKATSINWILFFDKRNSLGLRFFVLLQLPKNKPSSVRIALPLRYVTIDDLMDRRHIQVSKAEINLIKSLRHKKTRQEQRLFVAEGSRLVLDIMKSKPSEVRLVVGTEEWITGQVANLSHFLDLTRQISSSQLQAVSSLKSTEEVLALVQFPYFGPGHPRITNFGLYLDGLSDPGNLGTLIRTADWFGIPEIMVSDHVVDWYNSKVVQASMSSISRLKISCVPPEEIRTYSGISRLVGADLVGKPLWPKSGIWEPAVLCLGNEARGLSDRVKMICDEFWTIPSYSLGAESLNVAVAASIFMAGWRSSIL; translated from the coding sequence ATGCCAATGCGATCACCAAAAGCTACGTCCATCAATTGGATTTTATTTTTTGACAAGAGGAATTCATTGGGTTTGAGATTTTTTGTGCTGCTGCAATTACCAAAGAACAAACCCAGCAGTGTCAGGATTGCACTACCTTTGAGGTATGTTACTATAGATGATTTAATGGACAGAAGGCACATTCAAGTTTCGAAAGCTGAAATAAACTTAATTAAATCTCTTCGACACAAAAAGACGAGGCAGGAGCAGCGATTGTTTGTGGCCGAAGGCTCCAGGTTGGTGCTTGATATCATGAAGTCTAAACCTTCTGAAGTCCGATTGGTGGTCGGTACAGAGGAATGGATCACGGGACAAGTCGCAAATTTAAGTCATTTTTTGGATTTGACCCGCCAAATCAGCAGTTCGCAACTTCAGGCGGTATCTTCCCTCAAATCCACGGAAGAGGTGCTGGCTTTGGTTCAGTTTCCTTATTTTGGTCCCGGTCACCCGAGAATAACAAATTTTGGGCTCTATCTCGATGGTTTGTCAGATCCCGGTAATTTAGGTACATTGATCAGAACAGCCGATTGGTTTGGAATACCTGAGATCATGGTATCTGACCATGTGGTAGATTGGTACAATAGCAAAGTCGTGCAAGCAAGCATGTCGAGCATTAGCAGGCTAAAGATAAGTTGTGTTCCACCGGAGGAAATCAGGACGTATTCCGGTATCTCCAGATTGGTAGGGGCAGATCTGGTGGGGAAACCTTTGTGGCCAAAGTCCGGAATTTGGGAACCCGCAGTGCTTTGTTTGGGAAACGAAGCGCGTGGATTATCTGATCGCGTTAAAATGATTTGCGATGAATTTTGGACCATCCCATCTTACAGCCTTGGTGCGGAGTCACTCAATGTGGCCGTAGCGGCTTCTATTTTTATGGCGGGTTGGCGATCTTCAATTTTATAA
- a CDS encoding sterol desaturase family protein yields MNHFWDLIQQSYQAYWNYLVSEIAWNHPYKPWYENYFYALIFLSLMVWMVEIIFPWRKNQAIFRKDFWLDGFYMFFNFFLFSLVAYNALSNVAVDLFNQFLGLFGISNLVAIQLGSLPKWSQWLIMFVVADFIQWNVHRMLHRVSWMWEFHKVHHSVEQMGFAAHLRFHFMETIIYKTCQYIPLAMLGFGIQDFFIIHFIAILIGHINHANLNVTYGPFKYLFNNPVMHIWHHAKELPSEKKYGVNFGLSLSIWDYLFQTDYIPSDGRDIALGFEKIEKYPSGFWRQLAAPFRKAK; encoded by the coding sequence ATGAATCATTTTTGGGATCTTATCCAACAATCTTATCAGGCTTATTGGAATTATCTGGTTTCTGAAATTGCCTGGAACCACCCCTATAAACCTTGGTATGAAAACTATTTTTATGCCTTGATTTTCTTATCGTTGATGGTGTGGATGGTAGAAATTATTTTTCCCTGGAGAAAGAATCAGGCCATATTCAGGAAAGATTTTTGGCTGGATGGATTTTACATGTTTTTTAATTTTTTTCTTTTTTCACTGGTGGCTTACAATGCACTTTCCAATGTGGCAGTGGATCTGTTTAATCAGTTTTTGGGGCTTTTCGGAATCAGCAACCTGGTGGCCATCCAATTGGGCTCCCTTCCCAAATGGTCCCAATGGTTGATCATGTTTGTCGTGGCAGATTTTATTCAATGGAATGTGCACAGGATGCTACACCGCGTGTCCTGGATGTGGGAGTTCCACAAGGTTCATCACAGTGTAGAACAAATGGGATTTGCGGCGCATTTGCGATTTCATTTTATGGAAACCATCATTTATAAAACCTGTCAATACATTCCACTTGCCATGCTGGGATTTGGAATTCAGGATTTTTTTATCATCCATTTTATTGCCATTCTCATCGGACATATCAATCACGCCAATTTGAATGTGACCTATGGTCCGTTCAAATATCTTTTCAACAATCCGGTCATGCACATTTGGCACCATGCCAAGGAATTGCCCAGTGAAAAAAAATATGGTGTCAATTTTGGATTGAGTCTGAGTATCTGGGATTATTTGTTTCAAACCGATTACATCCCATCGGACGGAAGGGATATTGCCCTTGGATTTGAAAAAATTGAAAAATATCCATCAGGATTTTGGCGTCAACTGGCGGCACCATTTAGAAAAGCAAAATGA